In a genomic window of Leifsonia xyli subsp. cynodontis DSM 46306:
- a CDS encoding metallopeptidase family protein, with the protein MPRNRRANASSTPPATSRWRSRHGRGARGPVTGPHLPMLSNRIDSFDMTVASTADYLKGVWPEELAGVCFEVAATPTGNPGEDGVDRWHVDGSRRRIVLYRVPIQRLTKLHRNDDLHRRMYIEGCVFRAVAELLGKDPWDLAPDRFRHF; encoded by the coding sequence ATGCCCCGCAACCGCCGCGCCAACGCCAGCAGCACGCCCCCGGCGACGAGCCGGTGGCGAAGCCGGCACGGTCGTGGCGCTCGCGGGCCGGTGACGGGTCCGCATCTGCCGATGCTGTCGAACCGCATCGACTCCTTCGATATGACCGTGGCCTCCACCGCCGACTACCTCAAGGGCGTCTGGCCGGAGGAGCTGGCCGGCGTGTGCTTCGAGGTCGCGGCAACCCCGACCGGGAACCCCGGCGAAGACGGCGTCGATCGCTGGCATGTGGATGGCTCCCGCCGCCGCATCGTTCTGTACCGGGTGCCGATCCAGCGGCTGACCAAGCTCCACCGCAACGACGATCTGCACCGCCGGATGTACATCGAGGGATGCGTCTTCCGCGCCGTGGCCGAACTGCTCGGCAAGGACCCGTGGGACCTCGCCCCGGATCGCTTCCGGCACTTCTGA
- a CDS encoding GNAT family N-acetyltransferase: MIAAARDEYGLHRLQASTLLANHASQSVLTRAGFERIGVAPAYLKIAGRWQDHVLFQRLLHS, from the coding sequence GTGATCGCAGCGGCGCGGGACGAGTACGGTCTGCACCGCCTCCAAGCGTCCACTCTGCTGGCGAACCACGCCTCCCAGTCGGTGCTCACGCGGGCCGGCTTCGAGCGCATCGGCGTCGCCCCGGCATATCTGAAGATCGCGGGGCGCTGGCAGGATCATGTGCTGTTCCAGCGGCTCCTGCACAGCTGA
- the pstS gene encoding phosphate ABC transporter substrate-binding protein PstS yields the protein MKLKRLGVPVALLAAAALSLTACAANEASAPASTSAKPSNLSGTLNGIGSSAQGAAQTVWIAGFQQANPKATVNYDPQGSGAGRKSFIAGAADFAGSDAALNATELASTFAGCAAGSKTIDLPVYISPIAIAYNLDGVKDLKLDAATIAGIFSGKITTWDDAKIKGLNADASLPSAPITVVHRSDDSGTTQNFTDYLAANAPEVWTAPASQTFPFQIGDAAKGTSGVADTTKNAKNSITYIDESGSAGLSIAQLKVGDGFEKISADGAAAVVAASPIADGRGSNDDLAVKINRKDTAKGAWPLVLVSYVIACQEYKDSAKADLVKGYVDYLVSGDAQKAAAKQAGSAPLASDLSDKVSKAVASIK from the coding sequence GTGAAACTGAAGCGACTTGGCGTTCCCGTGGCCCTCCTGGCCGCGGCCGCTCTTTCCCTTACCGCCTGCGCAGCCAACGAAGCCAGCGCCCCGGCGAGCACCTCGGCGAAGCCGTCGAATCTCTCCGGCACCCTCAACGGCATCGGCTCTTCCGCCCAGGGAGCCGCCCAGACCGTCTGGATCGCCGGCTTCCAGCAGGCCAACCCGAAGGCGACCGTCAACTACGACCCGCAGGGCTCCGGCGCCGGTCGCAAGAGCTTCATCGCGGGCGCAGCCGACTTCGCCGGCTCCGACGCCGCACTCAACGCCACCGAGCTCGCGTCCACATTCGCGGGCTGCGCAGCGGGCAGCAAGACCATCGACCTGCCGGTCTACATCTCCCCGATCGCGATCGCGTACAACCTCGACGGCGTGAAGGACCTCAAGCTCGACGCCGCCACCATCGCGGGCATCTTCTCGGGCAAGATCACCACCTGGGACGACGCGAAGATCAAGGGGCTGAACGCGGACGCCTCCCTCCCGTCCGCCCCGATCACCGTCGTACACCGTTCCGACGACTCGGGCACCACGCAGAACTTCACCGACTACCTCGCGGCGAACGCGCCCGAGGTGTGGACCGCTCCCGCGTCGCAGACGTTCCCGTTCCAGATCGGCGACGCGGCGAAGGGCACCTCGGGCGTCGCAGACACCACGAAGAACGCCAAGAACTCGATCACCTACATCGACGAGTCGGGCTCGGCCGGCCTGTCCATCGCACAGCTGAAGGTCGGCGACGGCTTCGAGAAGATCAGCGCCGATGGCGCGGCCGCTGTGGTCGCCGCCTCCCCGATCGCCGATGGCCGCGGCAGCAACGACGACCTCGCCGTCAAGATCAACCGCAAGGACACCGCCAAGGGGGCCTGGCCGCTGGTCCTCGTCTCGTACGTCATCGCCTGCCAGGAGTACAAGGACTCCGCAAAGGCCGATCTGGTGAAGGGCTACGTCGACTACCTGGTCTCCGGCGACGCCCAGAAGGCCGCCGCAAAGCAGGCCGGCTCGGCTCCGCTCGCGAGCGATCTCTCCGACAAGGTCTCCAAGGCCGTCGCCAGCATCAAGTAG
- a CDS encoding DUF3499 family protein, with protein MSSRPCSRVACPREAVATLTYVYADSMAVLGPLSLSSEPHTYDLCAIHAERLSAPKGWQIVRHEVFGERR; from the coding sequence GTGTCGAGTCGGCCTTGCTCCCGCGTCGCGTGCCCGCGCGAGGCCGTTGCGACGCTCACCTACGTCTACGCGGACTCGATGGCCGTGCTCGGGCCCCTCAGCCTGTCCTCCGAGCCGCACACGTACGACCTCTGCGCCATTCACGCGGAGCGGCTCTCCGCACCGAAAGGCTGGCAGATCGTTCGGCATGAGGTTTTCGGCGAGCGGAGATGA
- a CDS encoding phosphomannomutase/phosphoglucomutase, which yields MSKTDPSLLLAQIVGAYDVRGLVGRALTEEVVTAIAAGFVDEIGAAGGPVVVGHDMRDSSPGFAAAFARGAQARGADVVAIGLCSTDESYFASGALNAPAAMFTASHNPAAYNGIKLSRAGAQGISRDTGLAAVRDRAAAYLAGGIEPVATPGSYREQDVLADYAASLRELVDLSGVRPITVVVDAGNGMGGLTVPAVLGEAAGLPALPIEIVPMYFELDGAFPNHEANPLEPANLVDLQAVVVEHGADLGLAFDGDADRCFVVDETGAAVTPSAVAAIVALREIQRARRDDPEAEITVIHNLITSNIVPETIEAAGAIPYRTRVGHSLIKDAMRETGAVFGGEHSAHYYFRDFWGADNGMLAAMHMLAEFGSQDRPLSELSARYTPYALSGEINSTVADVPAAYARIVEAFTGRAEFDELDGLTVTGLTAEADPFWWFSVRASNTEPLLRLNVEAADVATMARLRDEVLALIRA from the coding sequence GTGAGCAAGACCGATCCTTCCCTCCTCCTGGCCCAGATCGTCGGGGCCTACGACGTCCGCGGCCTCGTCGGCCGTGCGCTGACCGAGGAGGTCGTGACCGCCATCGCGGCGGGCTTCGTCGACGAGATCGGGGCCGCCGGCGGCCCGGTCGTCGTCGGCCACGACATGCGGGACTCGTCCCCCGGTTTCGCCGCGGCCTTCGCCCGGGGCGCACAGGCCCGCGGCGCCGATGTGGTCGCGATCGGACTCTGCTCGACCGACGAATCGTATTTCGCGTCCGGCGCGCTGAATGCGCCTGCGGCGATGTTCACCGCGAGCCACAACCCGGCCGCCTACAACGGGATCAAGCTCTCCCGGGCGGGCGCCCAGGGCATCAGCCGGGACACCGGGCTGGCCGCCGTCCGCGACCGCGCTGCGGCCTATCTGGCCGGTGGGATCGAGCCGGTCGCGACCCCGGGCTCTTACCGCGAGCAGGATGTGCTGGCCGACTACGCGGCCTCTCTGCGCGAGCTGGTCGATCTCTCCGGCGTCCGGCCGATCACGGTCGTCGTGGACGCGGGCAATGGGATGGGCGGTCTGACCGTGCCCGCCGTGCTCGGCGAAGCGGCCGGTCTCCCGGCGCTCCCGATCGAGATCGTCCCGATGTACTTCGAGCTCGACGGCGCTTTCCCGAACCACGAGGCCAATCCGCTGGAGCCGGCCAACCTGGTCGATCTCCAGGCCGTCGTCGTCGAACACGGGGCCGATCTGGGCCTCGCCTTCGACGGCGATGCCGACCGCTGTTTCGTGGTGGACGAGACCGGAGCGGCCGTGACCCCCTCCGCGGTCGCGGCTATCGTCGCCCTGCGCGAGATCCAGCGGGCGCGCCGCGACGACCCGGAGGCGGAGATCACGGTCATCCACAACCTCATCACCTCGAATATCGTTCCGGAGACGATCGAAGCGGCCGGAGCGATCCCCTACCGCACGCGGGTGGGCCACTCCCTCATCAAGGACGCGATGCGCGAGACCGGCGCGGTCTTCGGCGGCGAACACTCGGCCCATTACTACTTCCGCGACTTCTGGGGCGCCGACAACGGGATGCTGGCGGCGATGCACATGCTCGCCGAATTCGGCTCGCAGGACCGACCGCTCTCCGAGCTCTCCGCCCGGTACACGCCGTATGCCCTGTCCGGGGAGATCAACTCCACCGTGGCGGACGTCCCCGCCGCCTACGCGCGCATCGTGGAGGCCTTCACCGGACGCGCGGAGTTCGACGAGCTGGACGGGCTGACCGTCACCGGGCTGACAGCCGAAGCCGATCCGTTCTGGTGGTTCTCGGTGCGGGCGTCCAACACGGAGCCGCTTCTGCGGCTCAACGTGGAGGCGGCGGACGTGGCGACGATGGCTCGTCTCCGCGATGAGGTCCTCGCGCTCATCCGGGCCTGA
- a CDS encoding DUF58 domain-containing protein: MLPNTGGRTVRGTLRDGWEPSAGAGTARANLSIRAGERQRVPIGLRPWRRGERRVSQVTVRSWGPLRLWARQATLAAPGRIRVLPPFTARKHLPSRLARLRELDGMTSVQLRGQGTEFDSLREYVRGDDVRSIDWRATARCHDPAGGRGARVMVRTWRPERDRRVVILIDTARTSAARIADEPRIDTAFEAALLLAALASRAGDSVDMLAFDRVARGRVQGASGPELLSRMVDAMATIEPALIELDWPAVPGQISALTGQRSLVVLLTSIEAPGASRRLLSVLPQLTRKHLVVVASVTDPDTAVAAHQREDRERVYHAAAAERALLDVSRVSAAVRRLGGDVVTGSPADLPPALADRYLALKAAGRL, translated from the coding sequence GTGCTGCCCAACACGGGTGGCAGGACAGTGCGCGGCACGCTCCGGGACGGATGGGAGCCGTCGGCGGGCGCCGGAACCGCCCGCGCGAACCTCAGCATCCGCGCGGGCGAGCGCCAGCGCGTCCCGATCGGCCTGCGGCCGTGGCGTCGCGGCGAGCGGCGGGTGTCGCAGGTGACCGTGCGCTCCTGGGGGCCGCTGCGGCTCTGGGCTCGGCAGGCGACGCTGGCCGCGCCGGGCCGCATCCGGGTGCTGCCGCCGTTCACAGCGCGGAAGCACCTTCCCTCCCGGCTGGCGCGGCTGCGCGAACTGGACGGGATGACGAGCGTCCAGCTCCGCGGTCAGGGAACCGAGTTCGACTCCCTGCGCGAATACGTCCGCGGCGACGATGTGCGCTCGATCGACTGGCGGGCCACCGCACGCTGCCACGATCCGGCCGGCGGGAGAGGCGCCCGTGTCATGGTGCGCACCTGGCGGCCCGAACGCGACCGCCGTGTCGTCATCCTGATCGACACCGCCCGCACCTCTGCCGCCCGCATCGCGGACGAGCCGCGCATCGACACGGCGTTCGAGGCCGCCCTCCTGCTCGCCGCCCTCGCGAGCCGCGCCGGCGACAGTGTGGATATGCTCGCCTTCGACCGGGTGGCCCGCGGGCGCGTCCAGGGCGCGAGCGGTCCCGAGCTGCTCTCGCGGATGGTGGATGCGATGGCGACGATCGAACCGGCCCTCATCGAACTCGATTGGCCGGCGGTCCCGGGACAGATCTCCGCGCTGACCGGCCAGCGCTCACTCGTCGTCCTGCTGACGTCGATCGAGGCGCCCGGCGCCTCCCGGAGGCTGCTGTCGGTGCTGCCGCAGCTCACGCGCAAGCACCTGGTCGTGGTCGCCAGCGTGACCGATCCCGACACTGCCGTGGCGGCGCACCAGCGCGAGGACCGCGAACGGGTGTACCACGCCGCCGCGGCTGAGCGGGCGCTGCTGGACGTGAGCCGCGTCTCCGCGGCCGTGCGGCGCCTCGGCGGGGATGTCGTGACCGGCTCACCCGCGGACCTGCCGCCGGCTCTGGCCGACCGCTATCTCGCACTGAAGGCCGCCGGGCGCCTGTAG
- a CDS encoding stage II sporulation protein M, giving the protein MDLDAYTAARSADWDRLAELAKRRRLDGADADELIDLYQSAAADLSAIQTSAGSTTVGDRLSLTLATARLRFTGAGANVLSQIPRFFVLRLPAALYRIRWVVLAVALATIVVATLYAVWVAGDPQVLRNLGSDADLQQYADRSFVGYYSDNPAASFAGQVWTNNAWIAAQCIAFGITGLWVPYVLIQNAVGVGTAAGVMFAYGQGDVIFAYILPHGLLELTSVFVAAAAGLRIFWAWIAPGARTRGQALAEDGRALFTVAVGCALSLFLSGLIEGFVTPSALPVWAKIAIGALAFAAFLFYLLVVGRRAVRAGETGDLAEDEAGARRVVAA; this is encoded by the coding sequence ATGGATCTCGACGCATACACGGCCGCGCGCAGCGCCGACTGGGACCGGCTCGCCGAGCTGGCGAAGCGGCGACGACTCGACGGCGCGGACGCCGACGAACTCATCGACCTGTACCAGTCGGCGGCGGCCGATCTGTCGGCGATCCAGACGAGCGCCGGGTCCACGACGGTCGGCGACCGTCTCTCGCTGACGCTGGCGACGGCCCGGCTGCGGTTCACGGGCGCGGGGGCGAATGTGCTCTCCCAGATTCCGCGATTCTTCGTCCTGCGGCTTCCGGCCGCGCTCTACCGCATCCGCTGGGTCGTGCTCGCCGTCGCCCTCGCGACGATCGTCGTCGCCACACTCTACGCGGTGTGGGTCGCCGGTGACCCGCAGGTGCTGCGGAACCTCGGCAGCGACGCCGATCTTCAGCAGTACGCGGATCGCTCGTTCGTCGGCTACTACTCGGACAACCCCGCCGCGTCCTTCGCCGGCCAGGTCTGGACGAACAACGCGTGGATCGCGGCCCAGTGCATCGCGTTCGGGATCACCGGTCTCTGGGTGCCGTACGTCCTGATCCAGAACGCGGTCGGGGTGGGGACCGCGGCCGGGGTGATGTTCGCCTACGGCCAGGGCGACGTCATCTTCGCCTACATCCTGCCCCACGGCCTGCTGGAGCTGACGAGCGTGTTCGTCGCCGCGGCGGCCGGTTTGCGGATCTTCTGGGCGTGGATCGCGCCCGGCGCCCGCACCCGCGGGCAGGCGCTCGCCGAGGACGGCCGCGCGCTGTTCACGGTCGCGGTCGGCTGCGCGCTGAGCCTGTTCCTGTCTGGCCTCATCGAGGGCTTCGTCACACCGTCGGCGCTGCCGGTCTGGGCGAAGATCGCGATCGGTGCGCTGGCCTTCGCGGCTTTCCTCTTCTACCTGCTGGTCGTGGGCCGTCGCGCGGTGCGCGCGGGGGAGACCGGCGATCTCGCCGAGGACGAGGCGGGAGCCCGCCGGGTCGTCGCCGCCTGA
- a CDS encoding RDD family protein → MTAAVEGPPQGAAEPVTGRALVTGEAVTLDVRPAGYILRAAGTIIDAALSLLVMLARTGGWLDRAAVQALVVLILVFGMVVLPMGVELLTRGKSLGRLAVGARIMRDDGGAIGFRHAFVRALVGVLEIFLTVGGIAALTGLLNPRSQRLGDLLAGTHSQLERIPRPHPLLLPLAPQLTLWAQTADVGRLPDRLSWRIAQFLRQAPQLTPAARLGLSTELAREASVFVSPLPPVDAETFLVAVASLRRNREAAALSGESQRIAALAPVLSGLPHSFPDRRSGSDRVQRHVERGR, encoded by the coding sequence ATGACGGCAGCGGTGGAGGGGCCGCCGCAGGGCGCGGCCGAACCGGTGACCGGACGGGCCCTGGTGACCGGCGAGGCCGTGACGCTGGACGTGCGGCCGGCCGGGTACATCCTGCGTGCGGCGGGAACGATCATTGACGCGGCGCTGTCCCTCCTCGTGATGCTCGCCAGAACCGGAGGCTGGCTCGACCGCGCGGCCGTCCAGGCGCTGGTGGTGCTGATCCTGGTGTTCGGGATGGTGGTGCTGCCGATGGGCGTCGAACTGCTCACTCGCGGCAAATCCCTGGGCAGACTGGCAGTGGGCGCGCGCATTATGCGCGACGACGGCGGCGCGATCGGGTTCCGGCACGCGTTCGTCCGGGCTCTCGTCGGCGTGCTGGAGATCTTTCTGACCGTCGGCGGCATCGCGGCGCTGACCGGCCTCCTGAACCCGCGCTCCCAGCGCCTCGGCGATCTGCTCGCGGGCACCCATAGCCAGCTGGAGCGAATTCCCCGGCCGCACCCGCTCCTGCTCCCGCTGGCGCCTCAGCTGACGCTCTGGGCGCAGACAGCGGATGTGGGGCGGCTGCCGGATCGGCTCTCCTGGCGCATCGCGCAGTTCCTTCGGCAGGCGCCCCAGCTGACCCCGGCCGCACGCCTCGGGCTCAGCACCGAACTCGCCCGCGAAGCGTCGGTGTTCGTGTCGCCGTTGCCTCCGGTCGACGCGGAGACCTTTCTCGTCGCGGTCGCGTCGCTGCGGCGGAATCGGGAGGCCGCGGCCCTCTCCGGTGAGAGCCAGCGGATCGCCGCCCTCGCCCCGGTGCTGTCCGGCCTGCCGCACAGCTTCCCGGACCGGCGGAGCGGGAGCGACCGGGTGCAGCGCCACGTCGAGCGGGGCAGGTGA
- the ahcY gene encoding adenosylhomocysteinase — protein MAFLPTDTALPFRVADLSLAEAGRHQIRLAENEMPGLMALREEFGPSQPLAGARIAGSLHMTVQTAVLIETLVALGAQVRWASCNIFSTQDEAAAAVAVGPEGTPEAPAGVPVFAWKGETLEDYWWCAQQIFDWTAEAAEAGAAWTGPTLILDDGGDATLLVHKGREFERAGAVPADAPGDSQEHRVVLAALRSSLAASPDRWTRVAAGLLGVTEETTTGVHRLCELARNSELLFPAINVNDSVTKSKFDNKYGIRHSLPDGLNRATDVLIGGKVAFVAGYGDVGKGAAEALRGQGARVIVSEIDPINALQAAMDGYQVARLESVIDQVDILITGTGNVGVVTLDHLLAMKHQAVVANVGHFDNEIDLAALEALPGAERIEIKPQVHEWRLPNGRSVLVLSEGLLMNLGNATGHPSFVMSTSFANQVLAQLELFVSPERYPIGVHVLPKHLDEKVARLHLSALGVELTTLTGEQAAYIGVPVEGPYKVDHYRY, from the coding sequence ATGGCCTTTCTCCCCACCGACACCGCTCTGCCATTCAGGGTCGCCGATCTCTCTCTCGCGGAGGCGGGCCGCCACCAGATCCGCCTCGCCGAGAACGAGATGCCCGGCCTGATGGCTCTGCGTGAGGAGTTCGGTCCCTCTCAGCCGCTCGCGGGCGCGCGTATCGCCGGGTCCCTCCACATGACGGTGCAGACGGCTGTGCTCATCGAGACGCTGGTCGCTCTCGGCGCGCAGGTGCGCTGGGCGAGCTGCAACATCTTCTCCACCCAGGACGAGGCAGCGGCGGCCGTCGCGGTCGGCCCGGAGGGAACTCCGGAGGCGCCGGCCGGAGTCCCGGTGTTCGCCTGGAAGGGCGAGACGCTCGAGGACTACTGGTGGTGTGCCCAGCAGATCTTCGACTGGACGGCGGAGGCGGCCGAGGCCGGCGCCGCGTGGACGGGACCCACCCTCATCCTCGACGACGGCGGCGATGCCACTCTTCTCGTCCACAAGGGCCGCGAGTTCGAGCGCGCTGGCGCGGTTCCGGCGGACGCGCCCGGCGACAGCCAGGAGCACCGCGTCGTCCTGGCCGCGCTGCGCTCCTCCCTCGCCGCCTCGCCCGACCGCTGGACGCGGGTCGCCGCCGGTCTCCTCGGCGTCACCGAGGAGACGACGACCGGCGTCCACCGCCTGTGCGAACTGGCCAGGAACAGCGAGCTGCTGTTCCCAGCGATCAATGTCAACGACTCGGTCACCAAGAGCAAGTTCGACAACAAGTACGGCATCCGCCACTCGCTGCCGGACGGCCTCAACCGCGCGACCGACGTGCTCATCGGCGGCAAGGTCGCGTTCGTCGCCGGCTACGGGGATGTCGGCAAGGGTGCCGCAGAGGCGCTCCGGGGACAGGGCGCGCGCGTGATCGTGAGCGAGATCGACCCCATCAACGCGCTGCAGGCAGCGATGGACGGCTACCAGGTGGCACGGCTCGAATCCGTGATCGACCAGGTCGACATCCTGATCACCGGCACGGGAAACGTCGGTGTGGTGACGCTTGACCACCTCCTCGCGATGAAGCACCAGGCGGTGGTGGCGAACGTCGGCCACTTCGACAACGAGATCGACCTGGCCGCACTCGAGGCGCTCCCCGGCGCCGAGCGCATCGAGATCAAACCGCAGGTCCACGAGTGGCGGCTGCCGAACGGCCGCAGCGTTCTCGTCCTCTCCGAGGGCCTGCTCATGAACCTCGGCAACGCCACCGGCCACCCGAGCTTCGTGATGAGCACCTCCTTCGCCAACCAGGTGCTCGCCCAGCTCGAGCTCTTCGTCTCCCCGGAGAGATACCCGATCGGTGTGCATGTCCTCCCCAAACACCTCGACGAGAAGGTCGCGCGTCTCCATCTCTCCGCCCTCGGCGTCGAGCTGACCACGCTGACCGGTGAGCAGGCCGCGTACATCGGCGTCCCGGTCGAGGGTCCCTACAAGGTCGACCATTACCGCTACTGA